The Leishmania braziliensis MHOM/BR/75/M2904 complete genome, chromosome 9 DNA window GCTCTACGAAGACAAGCAGCTCGTCAAGGTGCAGGAATCGCCAGAGCACGTCGCAGACGGCGAGACGCCTATCTCGATCGGTGTCGTCGTGTATGGGAACATGGTCGACACAGTCGTGCCAGGCGACCGTGTCGTTATCACAGGTGTGTACCGCTCCACCCCACTTCGACTCAATGCCAACACACGCATCATCAAGAGCATCTTCGCCACCCACATCGACGCCGTCCACATGGAGCTGGTGCGTGCGACCCGTGCAGCAGAGCCGGGGATGAGGAAGGGCTCATTCGCCAACGGCAACGTCGTAGGCGCCAGCCCCCACGCCTCCACTCCGATGCTAGCGACAACGAAGGATGCAGAGGTAGACCTGTCACGTGCGGCGCTGATGGACACGGCGCGCCTTGACATGTTCCACTCCCTCGCCCATCGCCCCGACATCTACGAGGTGCTCCTTCACTCCTTCTCCCGGACCATCTGGGGCCACGACGACGTCAAGCGTGGCATTCTGGCGCAGCTCTTTGGCGGTACGGCGAAGACGTTCGTGTTCAGCGAGCGCACcggtggcggcactgcagcgacggcgagcagcaacagcgctgtCTTCCGCTCCGAGCTCAACGTGCTGCTATGTGGCGACCCCGGCGTAGCCAAatcgcagctgctcacgcaggtgcATGAGATCGCGCCGCGCGGCGTGTACACCTCCGgcaagggcagcagcagcgtcggccTCACCGCCTTCGTTGTTCAGGACACTGACACAGGGGAGTTGGTGCTAGAGCCGGGTGCACTCGTCCTCTCCGACCGTGGCCTGTGCTGCATCGACGAATTCGACAAGATGAACGAGGCTACCCGGTCAGTGCTGCACGAGGTAATGGAGCAGCAGACCTTGTCCATCGCCAAGGCCGGCATCATTGCGCAGCTCAACGCTCGCACGTCCATCCTGGCTGCGGCCAACCCGAAGGACTCACAATGGAATGCGCAGCTAAACGTTGTCGAAAACCTCCAGATCGAGCCGAcgctgctctctcgctttgacctcatcttcctcctcctcgactgCCACGACGCCGTGGAGGATCGGCGACTAGCCACGCACGTCCTCTCGCTTTACATGGACACCTCGCATAGCGCGCACACTCGGCGCGCCGTTACTGATGGTAGCGGGACGGCTGGCAGACATGCGCGGCTGCAGGGCGGCTCCAGTGATGGCTGCTAcggtgaggaggacgaggcgacgcagtggcgcagcacagTTAGCGTAGGGCAGTCGACCGTGTCGTCGGCGGACGCCGCGGGCACTGCGAACACGCACGTGGATGCGGCCACCGGGCtgccggtggaggtgcgTATGGAGCTGGACGGGGAGGTGTTCCTGCAGGGTCCGCCCGATGCGCCGTACATGCCGGCCGGTATCCTGTCCGAGTACATTGCACTGGCACGCGAGACCATCTTTCCTAGACTGACAGAGGCGTCGCACAAACGCCTCGCACGGTGCTATgtggagctgcgccaggCCCGCGGCAGCAGTTGCACCGTCtcagcgacgctgcggcagctcgaGTCGATGATTCGGCTCTCCGAGGCCCACGCAAAGATGCgctacagcagcgacgtctCCGTCGAggatgtggaggaggcgaagcggaTCATCAGCGTTGCTCTAAAGAAGTCCGCGACGGATCCGACCACGGGGCTCATCAACCTCGACATGTTCCATGCCGCCGACCCTGGCAAGAATACGGTGGAGGGAAACATGCGGCGGCTGGAGGAACTGCTGAAGCGCCGCTACCTCGCTCAggggcggcgcagcattGCTGTGGCGGAGTTGCGCTCTGTGTTCAACGAGCAACAGTCCGGCGCGGCACGGCCCGTGGCCCCGGCGCAGTTTGTGGAGCtcctcgcccttctctccgGCGGCGACGTAGTGCAGTCTTTCACTGCTACGACGGTAACACTGGTGATGACCGGAGCGGCGCCGGTAGCAGCGACAATGTGaagcggagagaggtgtCGAGAGATCGAGAAACGTAGATGCTCTGGCGGACATaaagcagaagagaaaactCTGGACAAGTGTTTCGGGTCCCATGCGCCTCACTCACAGGTCTGTGTGCGTCCGCGCATGTCAGCGCACGCCTGCGTCTCCCTGCTTCGCTGccatagagagagaaggcgagggcgTCAAGCGTCCATGCAGGNNNNNNNNNNNNNNNNNNNNNNNNNNNNNNNNNNNNNNNNNNNNNNNNNNNNNNNNNNNNNNNNNNNNNNNNNNNNNNNNNNNNNNNNNNNNNNNNNNNNGCCTTCATCGCTCTCGCCATAGCGACGTGGTCAACTCGGTACCAGCAAGTATGCGAGCGCACGTGCATGACAAGCCTCGCGCCGTCTGTGACAGAGACTCCGTTGCACTCAGAACAAGACGAAGACACATTGAACGTCGTCGGGCACCACCCGGGCGACACTGGCAGGAACAACACATACGTAGcgacgccactgctgccgcctccgctgaTGGCATCCACCATGGCAAGCAGCGGGGGCGCGAGTAACTTGTCGGACTTGACGGACCACCGCGTCATCGTCGGCGCCGAGATGTGCGTCACCATGTCACCCCCgctccctcaccacctccatcACACACGCGCGAACAGCAGTGTGAGAACGCAACCCTGCAGCAACAGTGTGGCgagcacggcggcagcatcggTTCACCCGAGCGCGGGGTCTTGGCAGGAGCACTACTTCCACCCTGCGACGCTCTGGAGCACCTTCGTCGACTACTGGAGCGTGATATGGCGCCTTGGCCTGTACGTTGCGCTCGTCACCGCGCTGCGTGCAAACCGCAAGCTGCTCATCTCCTTTGCAGGAATACGCGCTGCGATGACGGATGCGCAGGTCTCCTACCTGATGGGCTTCAGCTTCGTCTTTGACGCCCTCCTGTTCCCTCTCGGTGGCTTGATGATGGACCTACTCGGGCGTCAGTTTGCCATGATCCCCACCGTCGTCGGGCTCAGCATCGTCTTCATGTTCCTGCCCCTTTGTCGCACAGAGGGGCAGCTCTACATCGCCGCGTCAGCCTTTGGCATTGTGGACGCGCTGGGGTGCGGTATCATCATGACACTCACGGCGGATCGGGCGCCATCGCGCTACGGCGCGCCGTTCTTTGGCATCATGCGAACGGTGCAGGACGTGGGCCACCTTATTGGCGCTCGAGGTGTCTCGAGTCTGATGCGCTACTCCGGCTTCAATGTGTGCTGTTGGGTGCTAACGGCGGTCGGCTTCTTCAGTGCAATGTGGGGTGTGTACGGGGTGCCGAGCGATACAGAGACGCTTCCCGAAGCACCGCGGctggagcaggcggcggccgtAGCACATGAGTGGCGGTTGCGCAAGGCCTATTTCTACTCTCAGAGCAGCGAGGAGATAACGTCGTTGACGGCTGTGTCGgggacggcgacgccaccCACGATGACGTACGGCACCACGTCAATACCGCATCTGCGCCGTTGAGTGATGAGAACCAAAAGTAGTAGGGACACCGCAGCGTTGCGCGGAGCTAAAGGCATTGTGTCGGCTAGCGTAGGGCCATGCAAGCATGACGCAAATCTTTCACCGCGGCCCCCGACCTGCTCACCTcgttcctctttcctctctgcccccccccctgcctgCATTGGGGCGATCATGTCTGGCGATGTCCTTCTCATGGCGGGCATGCGACTGGCAAGGGCCCGAAGAGCGAGATAACGGTAGAGAACTGCGGAGGAAAAAACGTGAAGGAAGCGTGGACACCATCGCCACTACTCGTGTCGTGCTTGCTCGCTTGCTCTTCCTGAGCCCTCTCCCTGTCCTCCATGGGTCTTTTATCTTCCCCCAGTCCACTCGCTTGCTTCGCTTTAGGTTGTTGACGCGTGATACTCTTCTCGGCTCTCCGCCTCCGGgaccctctctctgccagtGGATGGGTGCCTCTGTGCGCAGGTGCTTCACTTTCTCCTACCCCTTTACCTTCCTTGTGAGTGTgcacgtgtctgtgtgtgcgtgcgtgtgtgtgtaactTCCATTCCTCACCTCTTTTCTCCAACTGCAAATCATCATCGCCATCCTCCTTGCCTTCTCCTCACGCATCACTCAgcaggaagagagcgggagagacgTACTTGCATAATACGATGTTGGTACAATGTGCAGCTGTTGCTTGAGTGGCTCTGCGCGTTCAatctttgcctctctctctgcctgtctgTGTACTGCTgcatgcacgtgtgtgtgcgtgcgtgcgtgcgtcatATTTTCCTCTTCTGTCGTCCTCTCGTCGTTTCCTCCGGTTGGTTCCACCCACGAAGTATAGGTGGGTAAgcgcgcgtctctctccctctgtatatctctttctctgtctgcctgtgtgtgtgtgtgtgtgtgtgtgtgttgcttcCCATGACGCATCTTACGATTCTGTACGGAACGCAGACTGGCAACGCCGAGCGGCTAGCGCTGCGCGTCGCTCGACTGGCACTTCGCGAAGGGTTTGAGTGCGTCTCGTGCCTGCCTGCCGATGACGTGCCCATCGCTGAGTGGCGACACACAGGCGGACCTGTTCTTCTTATCTGCTCGAACGCGAATCAAGGTGATGCTCCCAACACATTTCGCCGGTCGTGGGCGTCGCTACTACAGCCCACTGCGGCTGGTTGCATGGAGGGCCTGCAGTACGCCATCTTCGGCCTTGGCGACTCGCTGTACCTCAAGTTCAACCAGATGGCCAAGATGGTGCACAACCGTCTCCCAGAGCTGGGCGGGACACCAATTGTGATGCCCGGGCTGGGAAATTAAAACCACCCCAAAGGCTAAAGGAAACCTTGCACCCCGGCTCGCGGAACTTGGAAAGGGCTTGAAAAGCCAGGCAATACTTTCCCCCCCAGGTGTTTCACCTTATCCGCAGAGGAacttctttctttcccttttcagAATGCACCCGCCTCACAAGCAAAAAGGTCTTTTTGGCCGCCCTCTTTTTCACGGAATTACTGGGGTTGAAACCCAATTTTGCCAAACATTTTCCCCCGACAGGGTGGTAAAAAGGCCCTCATTTTTCGGTGTTAAGGGGGGTTTTTCTTAAATTCCTAGAAATTtattctctccccccccctaaaAATTTTAAAACCTGGgtcttttcccccttttaaAAATTTTAAAAAATCCTCCCTTTTCTTAATATTAAAAAAGGGTGTTCTCCcatttttttattttttttttccctttctttttttttttcttttttttttttttttttttttttttttttttttaatNNNNNNNNNNNNNNNNNNNNNNNNNNNNNNNNNNNNNNNNNNNNNNNNNNNNNNNNNNNNNNNNNNNNNNNNNNNNNNNNNNNNNNNNNNNNNNNNNNNNCCCATCCCCATCAGcaccccttctcccctcgtCTCCACCTCTGAACCGAGAGTGGGTACGTCTGTGCGTTAGCCACAACTTCATTCCCGAGGAGGGGTGACACAACGAGGggtccttcctctccccctccccccacaaaGCGGCGCAACAAAGCCTGCCGCTTTCCAGCGCCCAGCAGGGTGGCCAAATGTTCTTCGTGCCTGACTCCTgcactccctcccctctctctcctcccccccccccaccccacacacacacacacacacatgtgtaTGCACATCAAGAGCGAACTCCTGCTTCACTCGGACGAAACGCAACCGGGTTGAGGATTAAGAGGAAataaagcagcagcaacaacagagaaACCGTTGTGGCATCTAGCGAACGCAGCCAAGTGGGACTTGGGGTGCTGcagggtgtgcgtgtgtgggtgtcggcGAGGCAAAGAGGCGTTGTGTCAagccccctttcccccccccccaccgcgGCGTCCTGCATCAGTGTGCACATCCGCGGATATCCACGCACCACTTAGGCGGCGGAGACCAAACTTTGGTTTACTGCGTACTCACAGACGAGCATACGCGCCTTTGGGAAAGATGCTGCACCTACTGCTGGAACTCCTTGTGAGCATCGCACTCTGCGCCGCGCTGGGGTACTTTGCATTCCTGAACCTGCCGGTGGAGTCGGAGGAACCGGGTTTGACGGCAGCAGAGTCAGCGGGTGACGGGTTCTCCGCAATGGCGGGGGCCGGTCACCCTGGAGCCGTCAGCGACGGGGCAGAGCACTGCCATGCTTACCACCCGCTCCTTCCACCGCAGGAACTGCCCCTCTACACGTTGATCACTTGTTGTGTCTCTCTGGCGGAGGACACGATGCTCGGCGTTGCCTACCGCTGGATTCTCATCAACGGACTTCACTATAGCCCTCGCGAGGTGTACGGCAAGCGCCGACTGCGCGAGCGGGGCTACTACTACTCCAGCGACGCGAGTGGGCCAATCAGTGGAAAGGAGGTCGACTATAGTGTGAGTGGCGCTGGCACACGCGTCGGTGAGCACTCCTCATCTGCGGCCGCTGCCCCGCTCTCCTCGGCGGGTAGTGCCACGGCTGCCAGCGTTGACTCCTCTCGTCGCTTTCGTCGCCGTCTACgccgcggcgcggctgcagctgcggcggtcCCGCCAACCCCGCTGCGGAAGGAGAGCGCGTATTGGGTGAACGTGCTCCTCCGCTGTGCTGCCTTTCTGTGCCTCGGCGGTGGCACAACGAAGCCGGAGGTGTGGACGGACCGCCTCCTCTACGACGCAGAGAAACTGTTGGACAGCGTGAACGCGGGCTACGAGAACCGCATGCGGGCACGTGAGGCGCAGGCCTGTGCCGCGGCGCCCCAATCCGCAAGCGCTACCCAATtatcgccgctgctgggccGAACCTCGTCACAAtctgctgcatcgctgcttaCAGCACCTCGCAAGCCGCTCCTGCGTATCCAGTTGCTAGAGCTAGGTTCAGGGCTCCTTGGGTGCGCGCCCCGTGAAGTCCGCCGCCCCGCATTGAACTTCCAGCACGGAGCTGGTGATGCCTCCGGATGCTCCGCCATACCgacaagagcagcaccgccagccaGACGTGCAGCGACTGCTGCTACTCCCGGTTCACCTGGTTTGGTTACATCAGCAACTGGTTTTGGCTACCACCATCAGCAGGTGGGCGTGCGCACCGCCCTCGACACCACCAGCACCCTCCTCGCGTCATCTGTAGCGAATCTCAGCACCGCAACCACCGATACGATTTCTTCTGGGACGACGCGCGGCCCTGCCAGGGCCGCGCGTCTCGGCGATGCGGTGGCGGGTGTCTCTATTGCAGACTACACCCCCAGCTGCCCCTTGCACGCCgttggaggtggcggcgccagcaaTGCAGGCGCTCAGCATGGTGTTGTTCTCCCCCGTGTGGAGGGAGATGTCATCTCCGTGGAGCAGCCCTACAGCGACAGCCGTCACATGATGCCACCCACTCTTGCCGCGCCAGCCTCACAGCTGTCCTTGCGGCGGTCCTTTGCGCTCCCACAGGCACCAGTGACATCCCCACTCCGCTGCTTCGCGGTACCCCTGCTCTACGAAGATCAGCGGTTTCACGTGCGTCTTGgctgctgcctccccctcgGAGCTCTCCTccccgtctctctgtgcgtgccgccGGACGTCCTCACACTGAACTGCTCCGTTGCTGTGCGTCGCGTCATCTTTACCGGCCACCTCTATGCCGCATTCCATGGGGCACGCGTGGAGCTGAGCTTCCCTACAGCGCCGCTCTTTACTGCAATGGTGAAGGCGATGCCCGACACCAACGGGGGCGTGTCGGCATCGGAGGTCAGTGGTCACCACGGCGGCTGGAGCATGCgtgccagcggtggtggtggcggcgacgtTCACTcgggagcggcggcggcgacggcttTCACCGCAATCCACACGTCACGCAATGAAGCGACTGCCGTCCATGGCACCAGCATTGAGGAAGGACGTGACTCGTACAGCGCAGCCGCACGTCCGCCACTTCACCTGCGGTCCGGGATGTACAgtagcggcagtggcggcggtggcagcgcatCAACGAGCGGATCGTGCATGAATGAGTCCAATGAAAAGGTTCAGGAAgttgtgctgctggcggtgcgccgcctcATCCAGTCTCTAACGTACCCCCAAGTGCTGGTGGGGGAACTTgtgtgccgccgcccttcCGGGGATTGTGGGACTGCGGATGGCGGggcagagaagcagctgcagctgaagTGGACTCGACAGACAGCcgtgctgccactgcgcatATGAGAAGCGTGACGCGGAGGCCAACTCTGCCGGACGCGTGCAGGCAGCCCAGCAACGCCACCCCTCCCCgtgtccctctctttccatgAGATGCTTAgatggagaaagagaaggaagcgagagagagagagagagagaccaagCAGGAGAACGGCGCTGACAGGCTTTCCCACCCAACCACCCCACTTTGCGTACCGCTGCCTCGCAGACATGCAGCTGCCTCACTACCGCTGTGTTTTGATGCCTCCACAGCACCTACACAATGGGAAGTACGAAGACCATCGGCGCCCATGCGCGGCCTCCCATCaagagcaaagaaagagCAAAGGGCGTAACTGAGGATCCCGCGTTGCCGCGATGGATGCCGCACGCGCCGCCCCTCCCTTCCGCCATCACCGTCATATTTTTCGCCGgtagagaaggagagagagctgcaagggagggaaaagatGTGGGCTACTCTTCCTGTGCTTCCAAACGATTCCCCTATCTCAGCATCGATCTCTCAatctctgctgctccttctttgTGGTTTTCTCACCgctcacacatacacccacacatgcgcgcgcgAAGAGGCTTACGTTGGCGGCCGCTATCACTGCCAAGGACAGCGCGCACATGAAAaggcgtcgccgctgctgaccCTGTCATCGTACACCTCccaccttcccccccccctctctcctccttcagaTCCGTACCCCACGCACCTATGCGTACATGTCGGCGTCCATGCATACACATCCACACATATGCCCACATGTATACAGAGATACGACCGCACTCCGGCTAGATAGACCTTAATTCTCCCTGCATCTGCTGAGTGAGGGGTTCTCACACACGCTCATGAAGGTGTTCTGCCGCTTtgctccgccgccagcggaccgcccccccaccgccactgccacggcggcgtcggcTGCAATCCTCGGTGTAAACACATCAACGGGCGGGCATTGTTGTATCTCTAGGGGCTCAACTGAGGCCACTCTTCTTATGCGAGCTGAAGGACCttcctcggcggcggcaacgacagcagctgcgtctGCCATCACCACCGGTACACGCGTCAGCCTCGCTGACCCCGTCACTCTTAGCAAGGCGTCGTTTTCCTGCGATGGTGTTTTTCTCCCTTCAGTagccgcggcagcaacaTCAGGGGCTATGGCTGctcaacaacaacaacacctcTATGACGCCACGTGCCGGTGTCTGCTGGAGCCGGCGCCGCTCCTACTCGAGCAGAAGCGGCGGTGGGACGGCAGCGCCCCCGTGCCGATGGCGGCACGTCGTATTTACCTCGCCTATGGACAGACAGCGAGTGGCAAGACGTACAGCCTCTTTGGCGAGACCCCCACGCGGCCTGGCGCCGAGGGACTGTCCCCTTCGGCAGGCGTGGTGCCTCGCTACCTGCACGATGTGTTCTACTCAAGGAACGGCACAGCGCAGCATCGCCTAGGAGGCACTGacagtggcagcgctgccgaggacgTCTTTGTTGATCTTTCGTGCTTTGAGGTGTACAGCGAGGTGGTGACTGATCTGGTTGCGCTCTCCGTCGTACTGTCGGCGTCGGACTTCCCATACTCCACTAGCACGGCTGGGGCAGCACGAGGCAGCGCGGGCCGCCGCCTGAGCTCCAAGGCTCCGactgacgctgcagcagcagtgccccACTCCCTGCGGTCTTCCGACCTACGGCGCCAGCTGCCAGTGTGGGTGGCACACCACCTGTACTGCAGTGAGCAACAGCCAGACGACGCTGACTCGTACGCGCAGGAGGAATTGTTGTGTACGCGTGGTGAGAGCTCCGTGTCGGAAGCGACGGCccgcactgccgccgctggagcagcgGCCGCGCCGTTCGTATCGTCGCCGACCCTGTCGCGGTTTCTCAAGACTGAATACAAGGCTACTGAAA harbors:
- a CDS encoding putative minchromosome maintenance (MCM) complex subunit; translation: MSAYSRSTQQRSEEYSYIWGTGIAVEVFRDEFRRYLETFTLGQVVTDPSRGTPRPNGREAAAASLRVANPLIAGSSGSTSSLANDTAAAAATTYVLQEKYYLKEFLRMHMQGRSTLEVDFTWLQRAAPQLYVQSVHHPTECLQMMSAVAEEVYRDVLLLRHGIEVADDVLITVVAKKLPSMWTLKQLSPQHIEQLLSIKGMVIRVSKIIPEIRVACFQCWNCQYQERSVSGDKGRIFEPTRCAHCGKTYSFKLQHNLSLYEDKQLVKVQESPEHVADGETPISIGVVVYGNMVDTVVPGDRVVITGVYRSTPLRLNANTRIIKSIFATHIDAVHMELVRATRAAEPGMRKGSFANGNVVGASPHASTPMLATTKDAEVDLSRAALMDTARLDMFHSLAHRPDIYEVLLHSFSRTIWGHDDVKRGILAQLFGGTAKTFVFSERTGGGTAATASSNSAVFRSELNVLLCGDPGVAKSQLLTQVHEIAPRGVYTSGKGSSSVGLTAFVVQDTDTGELVLEPGALVLSDRGLCCIDEFDKMNEATRSVLHEVMEQQTLSIAKAGIIAQLNARTSILAAANPKDSQWNAQLNVVENLQIEPTLLSRFDLIFLLLDCHDAVEDRRLATHVLSLYMDTSHSAHTRRAVTDGSGTAGRHARLQGGSSDGCYGEEDEATQWRSTVSVGQSTVSSADAAGTANTHVDAATGLPVEVRMELDGEVFLQGPPDAPYMPAGILSEYIALARETIFPRLTEASHKRLARCYVELRQARGSSCTVSATLRQLESMIRLSEAHAKMRYSSDVSVEDVEEAKRIISVALKKSATDPTTGLINLDMFHAADPGKNTVEGNMRRLEELLKRRYLAQGRRSIAVAELRSVFNEQQSGAARPVAPAQFVELLALLSGGDVVQSFTATTVTLVMTGAAPVAATM
- a CDS encoding putative integral membrane transport protein, with the protein product MTSLAPSVTETPLHSEQDEDTLNVVGHHPGDTGRNNTYVATPLLPPPLMASTMASSGGASNLSDLTDHRVIVGAEMCVTMSPPLPHHLHHTRANSSVRTQPCSNSVASTAAASVHPSAGSWQEHYFHPATLWSTFVDYWSVIWRLGLYVALVTALRANRKLLISFAGIRAAMTDAQVSYLMGFSFVFDALLFPLGGLMMDLLGRQFAMIPTVVGLSIVFMFLPLCRTEGQLYIAASAFGIVDALGCGIIMTLTADRAPSRYGAPFFGIMRTVQDVGHLIGARGVSSLMRYSGFNVCCWVLTAVGFFSAMWGVYGVPSDTETLPEAPRLEQAAAVAHEWRLRKAYFYSQSSEEITSLTAVSGTATPPTMTYGTTSIPHLRR